From Streptobacillus ratti, the proteins below share one genomic window:
- a CDS encoding YbaB/EbfC family nucleoid-associated protein → MVRKLKTTQSGVNSQSDLIRKAQAMQEKMLQIQDGLKDLFVEESVAGGLVKVKANGQKNIVDIKISLDIINDASEDENADELSALVLSAINGAIKKAEELAEREMSVVTGGVSIPGLF, encoded by the coding sequence ATGGTTAGAAAGTTAAAAACAACACAATCAGGTGTAAATAGCCAATCAGATTTAATTAGAAAAGCCCAAGCTATGCAAGAGAAAATGTTACAAATTCAAGACGGATTAAAAGACTTGTTTGTAGAAGAATCTGTTGCTGGTGGGTTAGTTAAAGTAAAGGCGAATGGTCAAAAAAACATAGTTGATATAAAAATTTCTTTAGATATTATAAACGACGCATCAGAAGATGAAAATGCAGATGAATTATCAGCTTTAGTATTATCAGCAATTAATGGAGCAATAAAGAAAGCTGAAGAATTAGCTGAAAGAGAAATGAGTGTTGTTACAGGTGGAGTAAGTATTCCAGGATTATTTTAA
- a CDS encoding chromate transporter, translating to MLLNLYTSFFKIGMFAFGGGYVILPLIEEFIVKRYSWITSSTLVDIISISQITPGPIAINAATFIGMNNLGIIGAIIATLGVISPQIILLMLFIKYIGLENKELVKIIDGIKPATISLILIATINIFKKSIFVDFASSYKVEYVSVICFVLAVILLKYKFKMRNIIFICALISLVI from the coding sequence ATGCTATTAAATTTATATACATCATTTTTTAAAATAGGAATGTTTGCCTTTGGTGGAGGCTATGTTATACTTCCTTTAATAGAAGAATTTATAGTAAAAAGATACTCATGGATTACAAGTTCTACATTAGTAGATATAATATCTATTTCTCAAATAACTCCTGGACCCATTGCTATAAATGCAGCAACATTTATAGGTATGAATAATTTAGGGATAATTGGAGCTATAATTGCAACCCTAGGTGTTATTAGCCCACAAATCATATTATTAATGCTGTTTATAAAATACATAGGATTAGAAAATAAGGAACTAGTAAAAATTATTGATGGAATAAAACCAGCAACTATATCCCTTATTTTAATAGCTACAATAAATATATTTAAAAAGAGTATATTTGTAGATTTTGCATCTTCATATAAAGTAGAATATGTATCAGTAATATGTTTTGTTTTAGCAGTTATATTATTAAAATATAAATTTAAAATGAGAAATATAATTTTTATATGTGCCTTAATTTCATTAGTAATATAG
- a CDS encoding chromate transporter: MKKISYFELFKILFIINSITFGGGYTIIPIIKDEFVEKNKVITNDEMLKIITLAQSIPGVMTISTSFLVGYYSLGLLGAIIAVIASVLPCIIVISFIAFSYSKFIGNIYMQKMLKGISGAIIALLFYTVYNMFINQLSYKKKYFYLTVNVLVLVLSLIFKLELIYILVICGFLGIWKNRGED; encoded by the coding sequence ATGAAAAAAATAAGTTATTTTGAATTGTTTAAGATTTTGTTTATTATAAATTCCATTACATTTGGAGGAGGTTATACAATAATTCCAATAATTAAAGATGAATTTGTTGAAAAAAATAAGGTTATAACAAATGATGAGATGCTAAAAATAATAACTCTAGCACAATCTATACCTGGTGTTATGACTATTTCTACATCATTTTTAGTAGGTTATTATTCTTTAGGGTTATTAGGAGCGATAATAGCTGTTATTGCATCGGTATTACCTTGTATTATAGTTATATCTTTTATAGCATTTAGCTATAGTAAATTTATAGGAAATATATATATGCAAAAAATGCTTAAAGGAATAAGTGGAGCAATAATAGCTTTACTATTTTATACTGTATATAATATGTTTATAAATCAATTGAGTTATAAGAAAAAATATTTTTATTTAACTGTAAACGTATTGGTGCTTGTACTTTCATTAATTTTTAAACTTGAATTAATATATATTTTAGTTATATGTGGATTCTTAGGTATTTGGAAAAATAGAGGTGAGGATTAA
- a CDS encoding AEC family transporter has product MLLENLKVVLNDKFLSAIFSTIFIILLGYYLRKKKIVNEHASKVLSSILLSSALPALAFKAFLADINEKTYTTGINVLVFGFVAYIVLIVLGYILYANKKGDLKDSLVVLTAFGSTTFFGIPIINGLLGNEGTLYANVFNIAYRVFLYSFALIVMSGAKFDRKNLKQIFANPIIIATFLGLFLWIFQSSMPQTSIMIKDAKTGEMIAKSISIFRIDKTLPWLFNGINYLATLSSPLAWLAIGMTLAQISLKEAIKEKLTIVYAGYKLLLIPALFFIILIVLNKVGITFTYEAIVAIVIMLATPPATVAVAYAIKFEKEAVLASNISLVNTVISIFAIIFWIVVLATAHAATII; this is encoded by the coding sequence ATGTTATTAGAAAACTTAAAGGTAGTATTAAATGATAAATTTTTATCAGCTATCTTTTCAACAATTTTTATTATTCTACTAGGGTATTATTTAAGAAAAAAGAAAATAGTAAACGAACATGCTTCTAAAGTATTAAGTTCAATTTTATTAAGTTCTGCTCTACCAGCGTTAGCTTTTAAAGCTTTCTTAGCTGATATAAATGAGAAAACTTATACTACTGGAATAAATGTATTAGTATTTGGTTTTGTTGCATATATAGTTTTAATTGTATTAGGTTATATATTATATGCAAATAAAAAAGGAGATTTAAAAGACTCATTAGTTGTATTAACTGCTTTTGGATCTACTACTTTCTTCGGTATTCCTATAATAAATGGACTACTTGGTAATGAGGGTACTCTTTATGCAAATGTATTTAATATTGCTTATAGAGTTTTCCTATATTCTTTTGCACTAATAGTTATGAGTGGAGCAAAATTTGACAGAAAAAACTTAAAACAAATTTTTGCTAACCCTATAATTATCGCTACATTCTTAGGATTGTTTTTATGGATATTCCAATCATCTATGCCACAAACTAGCATAATGATTAAAGATGCAAAAACTGGAGAAATGATAGCTAAAAGTATTTCTATTTTTAGAATAGATAAAACTTTACCTTGGCTATTTAATGGTATCAATTACTTAGCAACTTTATCATCTCCTCTTGCATGGCTTGCTATAGGTATGACTTTAGCACAAATATCATTAAAAGAAGCTATTAAAGAAAAACTTACTATAGTTTATGCTGGATACAAATTATTATTAATCCCTGCATTATTCTTCATAATTTTAATAGTTTTAAATAAAGTTGGTATAACTTTCACTTATGAGGCTATAGTTGCAATAGTAATAATGCTTGCTACTCCACCAGCAACAGTTGCAGTTGCATATGCAATTAAATTTGAAAAAGAGGCTGTACTTGCATCAAATATTTCATTAGTAAATACTGTAATTTCAATTTTTGCAATAATTTTCTGGATAGTAGTTTTAGCAACTGCACATGCAGCTACAATAATATAG
- a CDS encoding valine--tRNA ligase yields the protein MDKYNPLDIEQKWYKIWEEKGYFKPSKDDEKPAYSIVIPPPNVTGVLHMGHVLNNTIQDVVIRYKRMKGYDTLWQTGTDHAGIATQNVVERKLAESNLRKEDLGREEFIKQVWEWKEKHGGIITKQQRRIGNSVDWERERFTMDEGLSEAVKEVFVNLYNQGLIYKGEYMVNWCPRCTTALADDEINHIDKEGNIWEIKYPLKDEDGYLIVATTRPETMLGDTGIAINPEDERYIHLIGKMAILPLMNREIPIVADSYVNKEFGTGVVKMTPAHDPNDFEVSKRTGLKIINVFTENGKINELGGKYQGMDRFEARKAVLKDLEELGLLVGVKKHNHAVGHCYRCKTVVEPRISDQWFVKMEPLAKRALEVVKNGEIKLTPKRMEKRYYNWLENIRDWTISRQIWWGHRIPAYYTPNNDLIVAKNLDDAKKICVEKFGEELPLREETDVLDTWFSSALWPFSTMGWPKKTKDLERYFPTDLLVTGDDIIFFWVARMIMMSLHFLDTIPFKEVYFTGIIRDEIGRKMSKSLGNAPDTLAILDKYGSDAVRFSFMYNTSQGQDILFSEKLLEMGLTFANKIWNASKFVISNLEGFKEDISILDLDFKLEDQWILSKLQLASRNINKEMEEYNIDSSAKIAYEFFKNDFCDWYLEIAKTRIYGVDENDIDRQTAQWILRHVLDNGLRLLHPFMPFVTEEIWQKIKSYGESIMLVEYPEEDKGLLNLEVIKEFDYLKEVVSSIRNIRAENNISPAKKIEIIIDSEDENEKTLLLNNLKVLDKLANVEGVAILTEVPKMAGFRVVGNTKVYVSLDGLIDVDKEIEKLNREIEKVKKELEKTLNKLSNETFILKAPKAVIDKENAIKNELEKKLENFCKNMSLYKK from the coding sequence ATGGATAAATACAATCCACTTGATATAGAACAAAAATGGTATAAAATATGGGAAGAAAAAGGATATTTTAAACCATCAAAAGATGATGAAAAACCAGCGTATAGTATAGTTATTCCACCACCAAATGTAACAGGAGTTTTACATATGGGACATGTTTTAAATAATACTATACAAGATGTTGTAATAAGATATAAGAGAATGAAAGGTTATGATACTTTATGGCAGACTGGAACAGATCATGCTGGTATTGCAACTCAAAATGTAGTAGAAAGAAAACTTGCTGAATCTAACTTGAGAAAAGAAGATTTAGGTAGAGAAGAATTTATTAAACAAGTTTGGGAATGGAAAGAAAAACATGGTGGTATCATAACTAAACAACAAAGAAGAATAGGGAATTCTGTTGATTGGGAAAGAGAAAGATTTACCATGGACGAGGGTCTTTCAGAAGCAGTTAAAGAAGTATTTGTTAATCTATATAATCAAGGACTGATATATAAAGGGGAATACATGGTAAATTGGTGTCCTAGATGTACTACGGCACTTGCAGATGATGAGATAAACCATATAGATAAAGAGGGAAACATATGGGAAATTAAGTATCCATTAAAAGATGAAGATGGATATTTAATAGTTGCAACTACAAGACCAGAAACTATGTTAGGTGATACAGGAATAGCAATAAATCCTGAAGATGAAAGATACATACATTTAATTGGTAAAATGGCTATTTTACCATTAATGAACAGAGAAATTCCTATAGTTGCAGATAGTTATGTTAATAAAGAGTTTGGAACAGGAGTAGTTAAAATGACTCCAGCACATGACCCTAACGATTTTGAAGTTTCAAAAAGAACTGGACTTAAAATAATTAATGTATTTACAGAAAATGGTAAAATAAATGAACTTGGTGGTAAATATCAAGGAATGGATAGATTTGAGGCAAGAAAAGCAGTCTTAAAAGATTTAGAGGAACTTGGACTTTTAGTAGGTGTAAAAAAACATAATCATGCAGTAGGACATTGTTATCGTTGTAAAACAGTTGTAGAACCAAGAATATCTGATCAATGGTTTGTAAAAATGGAACCATTAGCTAAAAGAGCTTTAGAAGTTGTTAAAAATGGAGAAATTAAATTAACACCTAAAAGAATGGAAAAAAGATATTACAACTGGTTAGAAAATATTAGAGATTGGACTATAAGTCGTCAAATTTGGTGGGGGCATAGAATACCAGCTTATTACACGCCTAATAATGATTTAATTGTAGCTAAAAATCTTGATGATGCTAAAAAAATATGTGTTGAAAAGTTTGGAGAGGAATTACCGTTAAGAGAAGAAACAGATGTATTAGACACATGGTTCTCATCAGCACTTTGGCCTTTTTCTACTATGGGTTGGCCTAAAAAAACAAAAGATTTAGAAAGATATTTCCCAACAGATTTATTAGTTACAGGAGATGACATAATATTCTTCTGGGTAGCACGTATGATAATGATGAGTTTACATTTCTTAGATACTATACCATTTAAAGAAGTGTATTTCACGGGGATAATAAGAGATGAAATAGGTAGAAAAATGTCTAAGTCTTTAGGTAATGCACCTGATACTTTAGCTATTCTTGATAAATATGGTTCAGATGCAGTTAGATTTAGTTTTATGTATAATACAAGTCAAGGACAAGATATACTGTTTTCTGAAAAATTACTTGAAATGGGTCTAACTTTTGCAAACAAAATATGGAATGCTTCTAAGTTTGTAATTTCAAATTTAGAGGGATTTAAAGAAGACATTTCTATACTTGATTTAGACTTTAAATTAGAGGATCAATGGATATTATCTAAATTACAATTAGCATCAAGAAATATTAATAAAGAAATGGAAGAATATAATATAGACTCATCGGCTAAGATAGCTTATGAATTCTTTAAAAATGATTTTTGTGATTGGTATTTAGAAATAGCTAAAACAAGAATTTATGGTGTAGATGAAAATGATATTGATAGACAAACTGCACAATGGATATTAAGACATGTACTTGATAATGGACTTAGATTATTACACCCATTTATGCCTTTTGTAACAGAAGAAATATGGCAAAAAATTAAATCTTATGGTGAGAGTATAATGTTAGTTGAATATCCAGAAGAAGATAAAGGATTACTAAACTTAGAAGTTATTAAAGAATTTGATTACTTAAAAGAAGTTGTATCATCAATAAGAAATATTAGGGCTGAAAATAATATATCTCCAGCAAAGAAAATAGAGATAATTATTGATAGTGAAGATGAAAATGAAAAAACTTTATTATTAAATAACCTTAAAGTATTAGATAAACTTGCTAATGTTGAGGGAGTTGCTATTTTAACAGAAGTACCTAAAATGGCTGGATTTAGAGTTGTGGGTAACACAAAGGTTTATGTTTCACTAGACGGTTTAATAGATGTTGATAAAGAAATTGAAAAATTAAATAGAGAGATAGAAAAAGTTAAAAAAGAGCTTGAAAAAACATTGAATAAATTATCTAATGAAACCTTTATTTTGAAAGCACCTAAGGCAGTAATTGATAAGGAAAATGCTATAAAAAATGAGTTAGAAAAGAAACTTGAAAATTTTTGCAAAAACATGAGTTTGTATAAAAAATAG